The genome window CATGTAAGTTCGTATCGACTTTGCGGGATTGATTTTGATCACATTGCTAACCTCGTAATGGTTAATTAATAGTTAGGTCGTAGTTTCAAAAGTTTTTACAGTGATATTCTTCCAAAATCTCGGTAAAACGAATTGCTTACGCGTCACCGATAGTGATTCGACCGGCACATGCCACCACGTGGTTGCGGATCCGATAAAGGTGGCATGTGCTTTTCTTTGTTCCGTGTGAATAGAGTGTCGCCGCAACggagattttaatttaatcgtAAACTTGTTCCGAGTATTCAATAATGGCCGGCATCCATTGTGAAGTGTCAAGATAGGGCGAGGCGGCCGCATGGCCGCCATATTGCCGGCGCGATCCGTGCGCGGTCGACCTTGTGGAAGTGCAACAGCGCTCCCCGGATCtttgttttgttgttgtttGACTACAACcgacttttttcttctttcagaCAAACCAAAATGGGAAAGGAAAAGACTCACATTAACATCGTCGTCATCGGACACGTCGACTCCGGCAAGTCCACCACCACAGGCCACTTGATCTACAAATGCGGCGGTATCGACAAACGTACCATCGAGAAGTTCGAGAAGGAGGCCCAGGAGATGGGTAAGGGCTCCTTTAAGTACGCCTGGGTGCTGGACAAACTGAAGGCCGAGCGCGAGCGCGGTATCACCATCGACATCGCCCTCTGGAAGTTCGAGACCGCAAAGTACTACGTCACCATCATCGACGCCCCCGGACACAGAGATTTCATCAAGAACATGATCACCGGAACCTCCCAGGCTGACTGCGCCGTCCTCATCGTCGCCGCCGGTACCGGTGAGTTCGAGGCCGGTATCTCCAAGAACGGCCAGACCCGCGAGCATGCCCTGCTCGCCTTCACCCTCGGAGTCAAACAGCTCATCGTCGGAGTCAACAAGATGGACTCCACCGAGCCCCAGTACAGCGAGAGCCGTTTCGAGGAAATCAAGAAGGAGGTGTCCTCTTACATCAAGAAGATTGGTTACAACCCGGCCGCCGTCGCTTTCGTCCCCATTTCCGGTTGGCACGGAGACAACATGTTGGAGCCTTCCACCAAGATGCCCTGGTTCAAGGGGTGGCAGGTGGAGCGCAAGGAGGGTAAGGCCGAGGGCAAGTGCCTAATTGAGGCCCTTGATGCCATCCTCCCCCCCGCCCGCCCTACGGACAAGGCCCTCCGTCTGCCCCTGCAGGACGTCTACAAAATCGGTGGTATCGGAACGGTGCCCGTCGGCCGTGTGGAGACCGGTGTGCTCAAGCCCGGCACCATCGTCGTGTTCGCCCCCGCCAGCATCACCACTGAAGTCAAGTCCGTGGAGATGCACCACGAGGCTCTCCAGGAGGCCGTGCCTGGTGACAATGTGGGTTTCAACGTAAAGAACGTGTCAGTCAAGGAGCTGCGTCGTGGATACGTCGCCGGAGACTCCAAGAACAACCCACCCAAGGGCGCCGCCGACTTCACTGCACAGGTCATCGTGCTCAACCACCCCGGTCAAATATCAAACGGATACACGCCAGTGCTGGATTGCCACACGGCCCACATCGCCTGCAAGTTTGCTGAGATCAAAGAGAAGGTTGACCGTCGTTCCGGTAAATCCACAGAGGAAAACCCCAAGTCCATCAAGTCCGGTGACGCCGCCATCGTCAACCTCGTGCCCTCCAAGCCCCTGTGTGTGGAGTCCTTCCAGGAGTTCCCGCCTCTCGGCCGTTTCGCCGTCCGTGACATGAGACAGACCGTCGCCGTCGGCGTCATCAAGTCCGTGAACTTCAAGGAGGCCGGCGGTGGCAAGGTCACCAAAGCCGCCGAGAAGGCCGCTAAGGGCAAGAAGTAGCTAGCGCTGTTGACAGCCCAATTCTACATTAAACTGCGATATTTCATACACCGCAAGGTGTTCAGGAGGAAAGACGGGCTACAAACTCATtccttttctatattttttacatGGCTTTTACTGTAAaacctatattataatttataagtataaatatatCTGAGATATTTTGTTACTACAAACTACAATGTAAATTCATAGAATAAAGGTAGCCTccataataaattgttttatttatatttgatcTATTATTTTCCCTTTTCcattataaattacaaattagTAAAGATGAATTTTGAACTCAACTCAAATAACTTGAGAATTCAATGATTTTTGCTTTAAAAATCTAGATTCATTAATCTAAATTCAGTTATATTTGACTATCAGAAAGaagttaataattatagaaTTGAATTTGGACTGGAAATATTTGCTAACCTAGTTCTAATAAAATTATGCGGAGTTCAAAGTACTAAATACGAGTTCAACAAACTGCATTCTAAATTTTGATGTTATCAGGAAATATCTAGAATTAttctagatattattatactaaattatttttagggttctgtacccaaagggtaaaaacgggaccctattactgagacttcgatgtctgtcagtctccaggctgtagGTACTCAACAGTAATAGCTAGAAAGCAGAAAAttttatagattataatataatatatctgttgctgctataacaaatactaaaaacaaaataaattaaattatcccatacaacaaatgtgatttttttgccattttttgctcgttataaACGATGGCAATAGATAggcacctgaaatattcacaaaatactctatatatataaataataatctaaatataaatacaatataatataatattgtatttatactttaataataaaatttaagtaaaataattaagctccaatacaagaaacacaatttcttcctttttttgttctttaatagtatggaactcttcgtgcacgagtccaactcgcatttggccgattatttaccgATTAATTGCGGCATACATtttcaattacatattattataatgactaTCTAAATAAATAGCTGTCTACAACCATTCACAATTATTCACATGTTGTTCTTTGAATaaggctcccacacaaaactgtgAATTTGTACCAATTCGCAgctatgtgtgggagccctaaggtTGTTTGAgtaagttataaaattttattttcgccACTAGGTACTTCGGTATTTTTGCACGAAATAAATTTGGATCTTTAGAAATGAGAGAGATTGCACATTTTGGCTCATTTGAGTAAAAGCTTGCCAGCCCCTGGACTAACACTATTGTGCCTCTTTTTTCCACAATCGACTGGGTTAAATGGACCCTTTTACGGGCAACACATTCAATTATTGAGTTCTAAAAATCttatatttcagcccaaaataTGGTTTTGAACAGAGTTgcttttattccaattacccggGTATTGCTAGAGTATTTGATGGTAAAAAGTGAGCAATACCCCCAGGTATTGGTCACTTTTTACCATCaaatcctggtagacctatacttcaATGTCCAAAAATTTTGAGCCCATTAGATATATATAAAACGTTAAAAGGATCCTtcgaaattttaacaaaaataaataaaaataaacaaacactagaTATTATATTCAGGCTAAACTAAGTAATGTTTGATTTTCATGTGTGCTGCTTAGATTCATTCTCTTCTTGCTCTATAATCATGTTCGCCCACTGCTCAGCTCGCTGATATCGTTTTCTCTTGGCGTAGGGCTCATAAAATTTCCTATGAACAATAAAAAGTCCAGTGGTAATCCCTATAGCCATAAACATTTTTGACATCGGTGTGGCTGTGTTGAACCATGTTTTTATTGCACCCATTTCTATGGCGAAACTTCTGTTGCAGTCGCCtttacttctttatttttagGTGGAtacttttcaattattattggtcTCCAAATGTAGACACCACCGAAAACACCAAGAACGGTCACTAAAACTATTTGACCTCTTGTGACTCCTCTCGGTCTAGGTATTCGCAttctaataaatatataatattatatatttgaatGTAAGTATTAGAAACgcattttgaaattaaaattgaaaatttcgtTTGCAAAAATTTTACCTAGTAAAGTGACGACCATAGATTAAGGGTATAAAGTGACAACCCTGACAAATAACAATTGacattagtttttttaaataaagaaaaaatattggtTAATAAATATAGGGTAAATATAAATcagatttttatttacatttcctattatctttttttaaagttctgtactagattcatttttatatttagccAGACATAAAGTTAGAAGAAAATGAAGactatttaatatactttaagATTTTCAATGCCAATTAACATCAATCAAATTAGAACTAAATTATAACCTTAAAAAAGTTAGAGCTGTCAGTGAGACACACAGATAGCAATAATCTTggcaataatttatatattttacagtgACATGTGTCAGGATAATAAAGTGACAACCATAGATGAAGTAAATACTAACCATTGACCtttataagtggacgcggcgtaatggtctctaccataaacctataatgctaaagaccaacatagagtgcgagagagaagaaaatcctttatggaattataacaagatgaaaagagagaggcagtctaatgaaaattgtaaccacttttatttgaca of Aricia agestis chromosome 9, ilAriAges1.1, whole genome shotgun sequence contains these proteins:
- the LOC121730789 gene encoding elongation factor 1-alpha, whose protein sequence is MGKEKTHINIVVIGHVDSGKSTTTGHLIYKCGGIDKRTIEKFEKEAQEMGKGSFKYAWVLDKLKAERERGITIDIALWKFETAKYYVTIIDAPGHRDFIKNMITGTSQADCAVLIVAAGTGEFEAGISKNGQTREHALLAFTLGVKQLIVGVNKMDSTEPQYSESRFEEIKKEVSSYIKKIGYNPAAVAFVPISGWHGDNMLEPSTKMPWFKGWQVERKEGKAEGKCLIEALDAILPPARPTDKALRLPLQDVYKIGGIGTVPVGRVETGVLKPGTIVVFAPASITTEVKSVEMHHEALQEAVPGDNVGFNVKNVSVKELRRGYVAGDSKNNPPKGAADFTAQVIVLNHPGQISNGYTPVLDCHTAHIACKFAEIKEKVDRRSGKSTEENPKSIKSGDAAIVNLVPSKPLCVESFQEFPPLGRFAVRDMRQTVAVGVIKSVNFKEAGGGKVTKAAEKAAKGKK